TGTAAATTTTGCTTCTGATTTAATTTTGATGCTTATTGTATCCATAAAAACCTCCGATTATTTTGTATTCAAAGTATTGTTATGGTTTTTTAACAAAATAAAAAAACCGCTCATCAAGTGAGCAGTTTTCAAAAATGGAATTTTGATATAAAATTAATAAACCTTGATAAACCCCTCTAAAACCTTGTATAACAGCCAAAGTGGTAAAAGTAAAAAATATTTTTAAAAGTTTTAAAATCAACTCACTATAAATCAGTGTACATATAATTATAACTAAACATACAAATCATAGTTAATATTAATAATAATTATTGCTGATACCTTAGTACAGCAATAAAGGAATTGCTAGAGACACGTAGTACTAAAACGCAGTGGCGATATAGCAATTACGATTATTATTATATATCTTAATAAACTAAATTAAAGTTCAAGATTTTTTAATTTGAGATAATTATATATAATCTAGTGACAATTCCCGAAGGGGATTGGAACTAGTATTAATATAATATATATAATAATATAGATATAGTATATTTTACTTATAATAATTATGTTAATACCTTAGTATTACATAATAGTGATTTACGTATAGTGTTATGGAGTACCAAACGTAATAACACACTCTTTTAGTAAATCACGGTATTATAATAAAATCTTAATGAAATAATACAAGAATAGAAAAACATTCAAATCTCTATTTAAAAGCCAAAAATAAGCACCTATGGATATTTTACCAATAAAGTCCATGAAGTCGATTTAAACCCACTTTAAATCAATTCTAGAGGCATTATTTTAACAACTAGCCAGTATATTTAAAATATAAAATTCAATTGAAAAAGCATTAGATTTTAACAACAACATTTTGTAATTAAGAAACACATTTAGAATTGTCAAATAAGAGAATAAGAAAAACCAAGACTTCAAGATGTTATGATATATGTATAAATTATACTGTATCTTATTAAGTTATTACCTATACAAAGTATAGGTAATAAAAATATATTTGTCAAGGTTAAAATAATGAAAAGTATGTTATTTTATTTTTGATGGAAATTTATAATTTATAGAATCTCTTGAAAAAACTAAAGTTATGAACTATACTCTAGTAAAAATGTTAAACTAACTAATAAAGGGGAGATAACTATGACTAAACAAGAGTTTATAGCTTTATATCAAGAGAAAATGGAAATAACAGGAAAGAAGGAAGCTGAGAGATTAGTAAATGGATTCTTTTCAACTATAGAAGAGGTTTTAGTAAAAGGTGACGATTTATCGGTATTAGGATTTGGAAAATTTGAAACTACAACTCAATCAGCAAGAACTTGTAGAAATCCACAAACAGGAGAAGAAATAAAAGTACCAGAGAAGAAAGTAGTTAAATTTAGAGTTGGGAAAAGTTTAGCTGAAAAAGTAGCAAAATAATATATTTATAGAAATAGTTGGTATGTGATGTATCAACTATTTTTTTATTGCAGATTTAATGAAAAATGAGTTAATATAAAGGACAATCTAATTTTATATTCATTTGAATAACTAAATACTAAAAGAGTAACAGAGCTAGAACTCTGTTATTTTTTTAGTAATTAAAGAATTGAAAGGGGTATTTATGACAAAGAATAGAAAAATTTTGATAGGAATAATTGGAACTGCTCTTTTTGGAATAGTTTTTTCATTTATTCAAAAACCTCTCAATAATAGAAAAGTATTGAATGTAATACGAAAAGAAATCCCAGATGATAACTTTTATTTTATTAGAGGATTAGATAGAGATAGAAGTTTAAGTACAAATATACGATATAGGGGTATTGTATATAGTGATAAGTTAAAACAAGCTGAATCTTTTAGTGGTATTCAAGTTGCTTTGGAAGATATGGACGAACTGTGGAAATATAAAGAATCATTTAAAAGACAATATGAAGGAGCATTAGCTTATCCTTTAGCAACAGCTCCAATGAAGGAGAATGCTAAAAAAATATTTGGTAATGATATTATAGTCTATGTGGACTTTCCTATGATTTGGGATTTAAAAGCTCAAACAGAATTTGTAGAAAATAATATAGGAAAAGAAACAGATCAAATAGCCAATATGACAGGATATATAGATGTATTTGTTGATGATATTACAAAAGTGGATATTGATGAATATAAAAAGAAACTTTTTGATCTTCATCAAACTTTATATAAAACTTATCATATTGACGCAATACTTTATATGAATTTAAGAGATAGAAAATATTTAACTTATGAAAAAATAGACTCTAATATATTTTATATTTTTAGAAACGAACCTAAAGTAATAGAATTATTAAAAAAATATAAGGAAAATGGGAATTTAAATGTCGTTGAAATTGGATATTTAACAAATTATTTTGTAGCTCCGTTTAGAAACTACACGCTTCCTAGAATAAAATTTGAAATTACATACAAACGAAATGATTATAAAAAAGTTAATGTTATACTTCCAAAGGAGATGAAAAAAAATGATTAAAGATATTGAATTTGCTTTCTTTTCACAATTATCATATTTGAATTGGAATAATTTAAATAATATTGATTTCAAAACTATTGAATCTTACAAGGATAAAA
The nucleotide sequence above comes from Cetobacterium somerae ATCC BAA-474. Encoded proteins:
- a CDS encoding HU family DNA-binding protein codes for the protein MTKQEFIALYQEKMEITGKKEAERLVNGFFSTIEEVLVKGDDLSVLGFGKFETTTQSARTCRNPQTGEEIKVPEKKVVKFRVGKSLAEKVAK